The Altererythrobacter sp. CAU 1644 genome has a window encoding:
- a CDS encoding ATP-dependent Clp protease proteolytic subunit: MTQPFALGPAFADEDDEEGKPSSMAAAMMTKFLEARTVLLFGGVDQKLAERVSMQLLYLDHISNEPIKLIVNSPGGHVESGDTIHDLISYIGSKVAIIGTGWVASIATHIFLSVPHERRFCLPNTRFLIHQPSGGAGGKASDIAIQAQEIVKMRERIARKIADATGQPYEKVLKDIDRDYWLSTDEAKEYGILGTVIENARDVKF; the protein is encoded by the coding sequence ATGACCCAGCCATTTGCACTTGGACCTGCCTTCGCGGACGAGGACGACGAGGAAGGCAAGCCCTCGAGCATGGCGGCGGCCATGATGACGAAGTTCCTCGAAGCGCGGACCGTGCTGCTGTTCGGCGGGGTCGATCAGAAGCTGGCCGAGCGTGTTTCGATGCAGTTGCTCTATCTCGACCACATCTCGAACGAACCGATCAAGCTGATCGTCAATTCGCCCGGTGGCCATGTCGAATCGGGCGACACGATCCACGACCTGATCTCCTACATCGGCTCCAAGGTCGCCATTATCGGTACCGGCTGGGTGGCGAGCATCGCGACGCATATTTTCCTGAGCGTGCCGCACGAGCGCCGATTCTGCCTGCCCAACACCCGCTTCCTGATCCATCAGCCCTCGGGCGGTGCGGGTGGCAAGGCGTCGGACATCGCGATCCAGGCGCAGGAAATCGTCAAGATGCGGGAGCGGATTGCCCGCAAGATTGCCGATGCGACTGGCCAGCCCTACGAGAAGGTGCTCAAGGATATCGACCGCGACTACTGGCTGAGCACCGACGAGGCCAAGGAATACGGTATCCTGGGAACGGTCATCGAGAACGCGCGCGACGTGAAGTTCTAA
- a CDS encoding ATP-dependent Clp protease proteolytic subunit, with amino-acid sequence MNPFDNGDFLSPITDALVPVVVEQTSRGERSFDIFSRLLRERIVFVTGQVEDNMASLIVAQLLFLESENPSKPISMYINSPGGVVTAGMAIHDTMQYIKPRVSTVCVGQAASMGSFLLAAGEPGMRIALPNARIMVHQPSGGARGMASDIEIQAREILRIRQRMNDLYVKYSGQSLTEIERAMDRDTFLDAEEAMKFGIVDKVFETRPESESDGDDSGSGGAPE; translated from the coding sequence ATGAATCCCTTCGACAATGGTGACTTTCTTTCGCCGATCACCGATGCGCTCGTGCCCGTCGTGGTCGAGCAGACCAGCCGCGGCGAACGCAGCTTCGACATCTTTAGCCGGTTGCTGCGCGAACGGATCGTGTTCGTGACGGGCCAGGTCGAAGATAACATGGCTTCGCTGATCGTCGCCCAGTTGCTGTTCCTCGAAAGCGAAAATCCGTCGAAGCCGATCAGCATGTACATCAACTCGCCGGGCGGCGTGGTGACCGCCGGCATGGCGATCCACGACACCATGCAGTACATCAAGCCGCGCGTCTCGACCGTTTGCGTCGGCCAGGCGGCGTCGATGGGCAGCTTCCTGTTGGCGGCGGGCGAGCCGGGCATGCGCATTGCCCTTCCCAATGCGCGGATCATGGTTCACCAGCCCTCGGGCGGCGCCCGCGGCATGGCTTCCGACATCGAGATCCAGGCACGCGAAATCCTGCGGATTCGCCAGCGAATGAACGATCTTTATGTCAAATATTCCGGCCAGAGCCTTACCGAAATCGAGCGCGCGATGGACCGCGACACCTTCCTTGATGCGGAAGAAGCGATGAAATTCGGCATCGTCGACAAGGTTTTCGAGACCCGTCCGGAGAGCGAAAGCGATGGCGACGACAGCGGTTCGGGCGGTGCGCCGGAGTAA